The Desulfonatronum lacustre DSM 10312 region ACCTACCCCGGAGAGGGCTGGGGGCTGACCCAGGACGACCAGGGGCTGATCCTCAGTGACGGCACCCATATCTTGCGCCGCCTGGACCCGTACACCTTCCAGGAAACCGGACGGATCGCGGTCCATGACCAGGGTCGGCCCCAGCGCGGCCTGAACGAGTTGGAATACATCGAGGGCGAGATCTGGGCCAAGATTTTTCCCACGGACGAGATGGTCCGCATCGATCCAGACGACGGGCATGTGGTGGCCCGGGTCGATCTGAACGGAATCCTCGGGCCGCGGCGGAGATCTTCGGAAGCCGTGCCCAACGGGATCGCCTACGACTCGGAGCAAGGGCGGATATTCGTGACCGGCAAGCTGTGGCCGGTGTTGTTTGAAATCGAAGTCGTTCCAAGGAGTTGAAAATGAGTCGACTCGTCGGCGTGATATCGGACACCCACGGCCTGCTGCGCCCCAGCGCCCTGGCCGCACTGCAAGGCTGCGACCTGATCCTCCATGCCGGAGATGTCTGCGGCCCGGAGATCATCGCCGCCCTGCAGGGCGTCCAGCGCACCGTGTTCGTCCGGGGCAACATGGACCGGCCCGCTTCGGGCAGCCCGATGCCCAAAACCGAGGCGGTGGAATTCGCCGGAAAGCGCTTTTACGTGCTCCACGACCTGTACGAACTGGACCTGGACCCCAGGGCCGCGGGCGTGGACGCCGTCATCCACGGCCATACTCACACCCCGGACATCACCTACAAGGACGACGTGCTCTATCTCAATCCGGGCAGCATCGGGCCGAAGCGCTTCACCTTGCCGGTTTCCATGGCCGTCATCCGTGTCAAGGATGACGCCATGCATCCGGAACTGATCACGTTGCCGGAGTAACGGGGCGACACGTCAACCAACCGAGTTTTAACGGAGGAAAAATCCGCATGGCGATCATCATGGGCACCGCGGGCCACATCGATCACGGCAAGACCAGTCTGGTCAAGGCTCTGACCGGTATCGACTGCGACCGACTGCAGGAGGAGAAGAAGCGCGGCATTACCATCGAACTGGGCTTTGCGTTTCTGGATCTGCCCGGCGATGTCCGTCTGGGCGTGGTGGACATGCCCGGTCACGAGCGGTTCGTGAAGAACATGGTGGCCGGGGCCGCGGGGATCGACTTCGTGTTGCTGGTGATCGCCGCGGACGAAGGCGTGATGCCTCAGACCCGGGAACACCTGGAAATCTGCACGCTGCTGGGCATCCGACGCGGATTGGTGGCCCTGACCAAGGTGGACATGGTGGAGGAAGAATGGCTGGAATTGGTCCAGGAGGACGTGCGCGCTTTTTTGGAACCCACGTTTTTGGCCGAGGCCCCGTTGATGCCGGTTTCCGCGCACAAGGGGATCGGGCTGGACGATCTGCGGCTGGAAATCGCGGGGCTGGCCGGAGAGTTTCACCGGGAGCCCCGTTCGGACGTGTTCCGGCTGCCCGTGGACCGGATCTTCACCATGCGCGGTCACGGCACCGTGGCCACGGGGACCTTGATTTCCGGGACCCTCAAAGTGGGCGACGACCTGGAGATCGCGCCCAGGGGCCTGAAAAGCAAGGCCCGCGGCCTGCAAGTCCATGGCGACTCCCCGGAACGGGCCGAGGTGGGCCAGCGCACGGCGGTGAACCTGCACGGCCTGGAGGTGGAAGACCTGGAGCGGGGCATGGTCCTGACTCATCCCGGCACTCTGTTTCCCAGCACCACCTGGGACCTGGAGCTGACCTGCCTGCCTTCCACGCCAAAGGCCCTGAAACACCGCACTCAGATCCACTTTCACCACGGCACCCGGGAAATCCTGGCTCGGATCTACTTTTTGGACCGAGACAAGCTGGAACCGGGCGAGACGGCCATGACCCAGGTCCGGTTCGAGGAGCCCATGGTCGGGATGTACGGGGACCGCTGCGTACTGCGCTCGTTCTCGCCGCTACGCACCGTGGCCGGCGGCAAGCTGGTCAATCCCCTGGGCCGCAAGGTCAAGCGCCATTCGGCGACCGTTGGTCGGCTGGGAGAACTGGCCGGGGCTCAGGGAGATCAACGCATCCTGCTCCAGCTCGAACTGGCCGGATTGTCCGGACTGACGTTCGGCCAACTGCGGGCCGTGACCTGCCTGGAAACCAAGGAACTGGAGAAGCAGCTTCAACTCTTGGGCGGTAGGCAAGAGGCCTTTCTGTTCGAGCGGGAAGACCGGACCTATGTCCATGGTCGGCTGGCCCAGGAACTCGGCGCGGGCATCGTGGAGCATGTCGGGGAATTTCACCGCAAGGAGCCCATGAAGCAGGGCGTTTCCCGCGGAGCCCTGGCCTCGGGCTGGGGACGGAAACTGCACCCCAAGCTGTTCCATTTTGTCCTGGAGCGGACCCTGAAGCAGGGTGCCTTGGCCGCGGACGGCGACCTGTTCCGCCTCCCCGGCCACAAGGTATCCCTGGCCTCGGATCAGGCCAAGCTGCGCGAGACGATTCTGCAAGCCTACGACCGGGGCGGCCTGACCCCGCCCAACGTCAAGGACGTCCTGGCCCCCTTAAACCTGGAAATGAAGGAGGCCGCCCCGGTCTTCCGTCTGCTTCAGGAGCAGGGCGAGTTGGTCAAGGTCAAGGAGGACATGTTCTTCACCGCCCAGGCCCTGGAGCGGATCAGGGAGATGGTCAGGGGCTTTTTCCGCGACAACCCGGAAATGGAACCCTCGGATTTTCGAACCGTCACCGGCCTGTCCCGCAAATTCTCCATCCCGCTGTTGGAGTATTTGGACAAGGAGAAGATGACCGTGCGGGTAGGGGACAAGCGGCGGTTGCGGTCCTGACATTCCGTTGAAAAACTCCCAATTGTTGCGTCGCTGCAAAAAAATCAAACTCTCGCGTATCAATAAATACGCTTCGATCTTGATTTTTTATTGCTCCTTGCACTTGGGGTTTTTGAACGGACTGCCGACAAAGCATTTTTTCAGCACTCAGCTAAACGAAGCCTACTGCACTCCCCCGTCTCCGGCCCGCTCGTCTTCGCTGACCGCTTTGGCCAGATAGGTCCGGGTGTGGGCCATGGTGTTGGCAAAGAGCTTGGCTCCGGCCAACACGGCGAAGGGATCGTCCTCGCGGCCGCAGCATCGCGCAAAGGCCGGGCCGATGGCCTGGGTCGGGTCGGCGTCTCCGGTCAGCGCGGTCATGGCCTGAACGTAGGTGTTCAAGCGGGCCTTGATCGCCTCAAAATACTCGATGTCCTTGCCGATGAGCAGGGACGTGGTCTGGGAGAGGTTTTCGGCGAACTCCCGGACGGCTTGCCAATACGGCTCCAGAATTTCATCCTTAAGCGGGTCCTCCTGCAAGAAGTAGGAGATGCCCCAGCCGATGCTCACGATCTTGAGCAATTGCAACTCATACTCCGCCGTATTCGGGTCCACGCCACCCTCTTGAGGCAGCCCTTGTACCAGCCACTTGATGTCCTCGCGCTCCAGGGCGAAGCCGCACAGCCACTGGACATGGCCTTGAGGGCCGCCGGTATCGTGTTGGTCGGTGTTGTTCTCCACGTTACGTTCTCCTTGTTTTTCTTGCTGACTTGCGCGCAACTGCGCCCTCTCCTTCGTAATCTTCGACGTTGGATGTGGAATTGACCTCCAACGTCGAAGAATCACTATTATTCAAAAAAGTTATGCTGTTGGAGGAAGGAGGAAAGAGAAACCCTGCGCCCCTTGAGGGCCAGCTTGCGGCGGATATTTTTGCGGTGGGTCTGGATGGTGTCAAAGGAGGTGTTCAACAGCTCGGCCACCTGCTGGGTGCCCGCGCCCATGCGGATCAGTCGGCAAACTTCGATTTCCCGGGGAGTGAGCTTGAGCAGGAGATTCGCCGATGCGTCGGTTTGGGCGTTCAGGCCGTCGGCGGAACCGGACTCGGAAAAGGCGGTGATGCGTTCCTCGATCATCACCTTGAGGGCGCTGCGCAGCTCCGGGGATTCCTCCCTGGCCATGCGCTCCACGGCCGGCAGTATCGCGGCCCGGACCTCCCGGAGCATGGCCTCCCGGACTTGTTCCTTCTCCTTTTCCGTGGAGCGGACCACGTTGCGCAGAGCCAGGCTCATGCCCTCCACTTCGGCCCGCTTGCGGCGAAGGCCCTTTTCCAGCAGGGCCTGGGCGGTCAGGTCGCGCAATACCATGTGATAGAGAGTGAAGCCCTGCAAATCGATCCGCCAGAGAGCCACCTCCACCGGAAGGGTGTCGCCATCCGGGCGCAGACACGTCCTACGAGACGTCCATCGTCCCCCGTCCTTGATGCGGGCCAACTTTTCAGCGATCACTTCCCGGTCCTCGACCTGGAACAGCGTCGTCACCGAACGCCCGACAAGCCCGTCGCCCCGCGGGTCCAGCAATTTCGCGGCCCGGGGATTGGCGGCGTGGACGACCCGGTCCTGAGCCAAAAGCAGCATGGCGTCCTGAACCCCGTCGAACATGGCCCCGAACAGATGGATCGAGTTCTCCAAAGCCTGAATGTTCTCCCCGATCCGTTCTTTGTATATTTCCCGTAACTGGACGATGGGTCGATTGTCCGTGGCGATGATCACGTAGGCGGGGCGAGTGGACGCGGAAGCAGGGCGAGGGGGCGGGCCGGACTCCGCGGAGGGCCCGGCATGGATGTCGGGTCGAGGCTGTGATTCGAGGGGTGACGGACAACCGGGCAAAGCAATAATCCGCAACGCAAACGTCCCCTTCCCGCCCGGCGCATGAACCTCGTGCACCCGTCCGGGCGGGAATCGCTCCAAGGCCTGCTCCAGACTCCGAACCGGTAGCTTGAGAATATCCCAGAACGTTCCGCCGGCACTTTCACGCGACGAGTCCTCCACTCCGCCCTGACCAACACTCAAAACTCCGCCAGCGGCGTCCGCGAACAATACTCGGTCGTTGAACGCGCGGACAACGGCGGAGAGGTTGCGAGGGCGGCGATGGACTGAGTTT contains the following coding sequences:
- a CDS encoding glutaminyl-peptide cyclotransferase, with protein sequence MHRRRFLALAAGIATLTGMGALKLFPSRLLAQPEFPIPRQKTFRVINTYPHDPAASTQGLLFYDGHLYESTGGWGTSSLRKAELTTGRVLRKRNLAPQYFGEGLALWDDRLIQVTWKSGTGFVYDLDTFDQLETFTYPGEGWGLTQDDQGLILSDGTHILRRLDPYTFQETGRIAVHDQGRPQRGLNELEYIEGEIWAKIFPTDEMVRIDPDDGHVVARVDLNGILGPRRRSSEAVPNGIAYDSEQGRIFVTGKLWPVLFEIEVVPRS
- a CDS encoding metallophosphoesterase family protein produces the protein MSRLVGVISDTHGLLRPSALAALQGCDLILHAGDVCGPEIIAALQGVQRTVFVRGNMDRPASGSPMPKTEAVEFAGKRFYVLHDLYELDLDPRAAGVDAVIHGHTHTPDITYKDDVLYLNPGSIGPKRFTLPVSMAVIRVKDDAMHPELITLPE
- the selB gene encoding selenocysteine-specific translation elongation factor, coding for MAIIMGTAGHIDHGKTSLVKALTGIDCDRLQEEKKRGITIELGFAFLDLPGDVRLGVVDMPGHERFVKNMVAGAAGIDFVLLVIAADEGVMPQTREHLEICTLLGIRRGLVALTKVDMVEEEWLELVQEDVRAFLEPTFLAEAPLMPVSAHKGIGLDDLRLEIAGLAGEFHREPRSDVFRLPVDRIFTMRGHGTVATGTLISGTLKVGDDLEIAPRGLKSKARGLQVHGDSPERAEVGQRTAVNLHGLEVEDLERGMVLTHPGTLFPSTTWDLELTCLPSTPKALKHRTQIHFHHGTREILARIYFLDRDKLEPGETAMTQVRFEEPMVGMYGDRCVLRSFSPLRTVAGGKLVNPLGRKVKRHSATVGRLGELAGAQGDQRILLQLELAGLSGLTFGQLRAVTCLETKELEKQLQLLGGRQEAFLFEREDRTYVHGRLAQELGAGIVEHVGEFHRKEPMKQGVSRGALASGWGRKLHPKLFHFVLERTLKQGALAADGDLFRLPGHKVSLASDQAKLRETILQAYDRGGLTPPNVKDVLAPLNLEMKEAAPVFRLLQEQGELVKVKEDMFFTAQALERIREMVRGFFRDNPEMEPSDFRTVTGLSRKFSIPLLEYLDKEKMTVRVGDKRRLRS
- a CDS encoding PAS domain S-box protein, giving the protein MFADAAGGVLSVGQGGVEDSSRESAGGTFWDILKLPVRSLEQALERFPPGRVHEVHAPGGKGTFALRIIALPGCPSPLESQPRPDIHAGPSAESGPPPRPASASTRPAYVIIATDNRPIVQLREIYKERIGENIQALENSIHLFGAMFDGVQDAMLLLAQDRVVHAANPRAAKLLDPRGDGLVGRSVTTLFQVEDREVIAEKLARIKDGGRWTSRRTCLRPDGDTLPVEVALWRIDLQGFTLYHMVLRDLTAQALLEKGLRRKRAEVEGMSLALRNVVRSTEKEKEQVREAMLREVRAAILPAVERMAREESPELRSALKVMIEERITAFSESGSADGLNAQTDASANLLLKLTPREIEVCRLIRMGAGTQQVAELLNTSFDTIQTHRKNIRRKLALKGRRVSLSSFLQQHNFFE